The sequence below is a genomic window from Mycobacterium sp. ITM-2016-00316.
CGGTGGATCTGGCCGAGCGCACCGAGGACGGCTTCGGGCAGGGCAAGGTGCTGGCCAGCCCCTTCGGCATGGCCATGGTCGCCGCGACGGTGGCGGCCGGCAGGACGCCGGTGCCGCACCTGATCGAGGGACGCGAGACCGAGGTGAACGGACAGACCGGCGAGCCGCTGAGCCCGGAGATCATCGACGGTCTGCGCCCGATGATGCGGCTGGTGGTGACCAACGGCACCGCCAAGGACCTCAATGGACTCGGCGATGTGCGCGGCAAAACCGGTGAGGCGGAGTTCAACGGCGGCTCGCATGCCTGGTTCACCGGATACCGCGGCGATATGGCGTTCGCAGCGCTCATCGTCGGCGGCGGCAGCTCCGAGTACGCGGTGCGGATGTGCCGCGACATGCTCAACGGATTGCCGCCGGATTATCTGGCCTAATCTGTCTGTGGGATGAACAACGACGACCTCACGACACTGCGGGTGTCCGACGCCGACCGCAACGGCACCCTGCGACGGCTGCACAATGCGGTTGCCCTCGGGCTGATCGACATCGGTGAGTTCGAGGAACGCTCGGCGCTGGTGTCGCAGGCCCGGCTGCACACCGATCTGGAAGCGCTCGTCGGTGATCTGCCCGGCCCCGGCGCCATCATCACCTCGGCCGCCGACCGGGTCGAGCTGCGCGGTGTGCTTGGCTCGCTGAAACGTCATGGGGAATGGGTGGTTCCGACCCGGCTGGCGCTGCACCGGCGGATGGGGTCGGTGGATCTGGACCTGACCCGGGCGCGGTTCGCGGGCCCGATGATCGTGGTGGAACTCGACATGCGATTCGGTGGTCTGGACCTGCGTCTGCCCGATGGCGCGAGCGCCTCCATCGACGATGTCGAGGTCGTGGTGGGCAGCGCCAATGACCATCGTCGCGACGCGCCCGCCGAGGGCACCCCGCATATCGTGCTCACCGGAAAGGTGGTGTGCGGTTCGGTGGATATCCGTGGGCCACGCCGGAACTGGAAGCCCGGTTTTCGCCGGTCCTAACGCGGTTCGAGCACCGCGAAGGTCAGCGTCGCGCGCGCGGCGAGTCGGTCGCGGGTGACATCGGTGACATCGACCGAGGTCACGATGAGCCGTTTCCCGGACCGCACGATCCTGGCCTCGGCGCGGGCGGTGCCCATGATCGGCGCCAGGAAATGGATGTTGAGATCGGCGGTCGTCACGTCGTGCCCCGCGCCGCTGGCAGTGCCGGCCAGCATGCCCGCCGCGATATCGATGAGCGTCGCGACCAGTCCGCCCTGCAGCGCGCCGCGGACGTTGGCGAGATCCGGCCGGTTCTCCATCTCCAGCACCAGCCGGTCATCGGTCGATTCGAGCTCCCGGTAACCCAGCCGGTTCAGGATGTGCGTTTCGCTCACCGCCGTACGGTAACACCATTACCACCTGCGGAGAGTGCCGCTCTCCGGGGGAGCGGTGAGCGGCCATACGGTGTCCCGGTGGTCGGCGATTAGGCTGTCAGCATGCCTGTTCGCACGCCCCTTCGGTCCGGTGAGATCTCTCCGACGCTGCCGGTGCCCAAGTCCATCCCGCGTCCGGAGTACGCGTGGAAGCCGACGGCGATCGAGGGCCACGAGCCGTGGGTGCAGACCCCGGAGGTCATCGAGAAGATGCGGGTGGCCGGGCAGATCGCGGCCGGGGCGCTCGCCGAGGCCGGCAAGGCCGTCGCCCCCGGGGTGACCACCGACCACTTGGACCGCGTCGCGCACGAATACATGCTCGACCACCACGCGTACCCGTCCACCCTGGGCTACAAGGGATTTCCCAAGTCCTGCTGCACCTCGCTGAACGAGGTCATCTGCCACGGCATCCCGGACTCCACCGTCATCGAGGACGGTGACATCGTCAACATCGACGTCACCGCCTACCGCGACGGTGTGCACGGCGACACCAACGCCACCTTCCTGGCCGGCGATGTGTCCGAGGAGCACCGGTTACTGGTCGAACGCACCCACGAGGCGACCATGCGCGCCATCAAGGCCGTCAAACCCGGCCGGGCGTTGTCCATCGTCGGCCGGGTCATCGAGGCCTATGCGAACCGGTTCGGCTACAACGTGGTCCGCGATTTCACCGGCCACGGCATCGGCGAGACGTTCCATAACGGACTGGTGGTGCTGCACTACGACCAGCCCGCCGTGGAGACCGTCATCGAACCCGGCATGACCTTCACCATCGAACCGATGATCAACCTCGGCGCGCTGGACTACGAGATCTGGGACGACGGCTGGACGGTGGCGACCCGCGACCACAAGTGGACCGCCCAGTTCGAGCACACGCTGGTGGTCACCGAGGACGGTGCCGAGATCCTGACGCTCGTGTGAGCGCGCTGCTGATCGCCGGCACCACCTCGGACGCCGGTAAGTCGATGGTGGTCGCCGGGCTGTGCAGGCTGCTGGCGCGCAGGGGGATTCGGGTCGCGCCGTTCAAGGCGCAGAACATGAGCAACAACTCCGCCGTCACGGTCGAGGGCGGGGAGATCGGGCGGGCCCAGGCCATGCAGGCGCGCGCCGCCGGGCTGGCGCCCAGCGTGCGGTTCAACCCGGTGCTGCTCAAACCGGGCAGCGACCGGACATCGCAACTGGTGGTGCGCGGGCAGGTCGCCGGCACCATGGCCGCCGGTGACTACCTGACCAGGCGGCGACAGCTCGCCGATGTCGTCAACGGTGAATTAGCCGCGCTGCGAACAGAATTCGATGTCGTCATCTGCGAGGGGGCCGGGTCGCCCGCCGAGATCAACCTGCGGGCCACCGACCTGGCCAACATGGGGCTGGCACGCGCCGGTGAACTGCCGGTGGTGGTGGTCGGCGATATCGACCGCGGCGGACTGCTGGCCCACCTGTTCGGGACCGTCGCCGTGCTCGAACCCGAGGATCAGCGGCTGATCAGCGGATTCCTGGTCAACAAGTTCCGCGGCGATCCGGCGCTGCTGGAGCCGGGCCTGCGTCAACTGCAGGACCTGACCGGTCGCCCCACCTACGGGGTCATCCCGTACCTGGACGGTCTGTGGCTGGACACCGAGGACTCGCTGTCGGTGCAGGCCGGGCAGAGCCTCGGGCAGCCGGTCGCCCCCCGCGGAACCGACTGGCTGACGGTGGCCGCGGTGCGCCTGCCGCGCATCTCGAACTCCACCGACGTCGAGGCGCTGGCCTGCGAGCCGGGGGTGGCGGTGCGCTGGGTGGCCGACGCCGCCGAGATCGCCGACGCCGATGTGGTGGTGCTGCCCGGCAGCAAGGCCACGGTGTCCGACCTGGCGTGGCTGCGTGAGCGGGGCCTGGCCGCCGCGGTGCGCGAGCACGCGGCGGCGGGCCGGCCGGTGCTCGGTGTGTGCGGCGGGTTCCAGATGCTGTGCCGGTCCATCGAGGACGCCGTCGAATCCGGTGCCGGGGCCCTCGACGGACTCGGGCTGCTCGACGCCGACATCGTGTTCGCGCCGGAGAAGACATTGCGGCACTGGGAAACCCCGCTGCACGGTTACGAGATCCATCACGGGCAGGTGACCCGCAGCGGCGATGACGACTGGCTGGGCGTCGGGATCCGCCGCGGCGCGGTCTACGGCACGCACTGGCACGGACTGCTCGACAACGATGCCCTCCGGCGGGCCTGGCTGGCCGAGGTTGCCGAAGCGGCGGGCCGCTCCGGTTTCGAGGTGGCCGATGACGTCAGCGTGCTCGCCCGCCGTGACGCCCAGTTGGACCTGATGGCCGATGCGCTGACCGCCCACGTCGACCTCGATGCGCTGCTGGGACTGCTCGACGGTGCTCCACCACGGCCGGTGATCGGCTCGGCGCTGGGTAGCCTGGGGCCATGACGAGACGGCTGCCGGCACTGCTCACGGTGCTGGCCGCGCTGACCGGCTGCGGCAGCACCGTTGCGGGCAGCCCGACGTGGCCGGGGGAGCGACTGGAACGGGTGCTGCTGAGCGCGGCGGATTTCCCGCCGGGCGTGCAGTTCGACCGCATCATCGAGAACCCCGGTGAACCCGACGGCGCGGGGGCCCCGCCGGCGATGCTGTCCGATCCGCCCGGCTGCAGCGAGGGCTTCACCAAGGTGATCACGGCATCCGCCGAGCGCGGCGCGGGCAGTGCCGCCAAATACACCGTCAGCTATGACGGCGCGCGGATGCTGGTGACCGTGCTGAGTTGGCCGTTGGACATGGCGGGGCTGGAGGCGACCGCGCAGAAGTGCGCCACCTTCAAGACCTACTTCGACCGCAACGCCGCACCCATCCCGATGACCACGCAGCGCCTGGACTCCGAGCGCCCGGACGCGCTGGTGTACCAGCAGACGATGGATCTCGCCGGCGCGCAGAGCAGTGTCTGGTTCTCCTTCGAGAACGTCGATTCGATGGCGGTTTTCGCCGTCGCGTTCCCGACGCCGAACCCGGCGATCGGAGTCAAAGCCACGCTGCCGCAGACCTTTCTGGATGTCACGGGCAAACAGGCACAACGTCTGCAGACACCGTAGATGGCGCACCTGAAAGACCGGGAAAACGCCTGCACCGGGCCCGCGGATGTCCTAGCGTGACCCCCATGCCCCCCGAGACCGCTGGGTCCACCGTGACCGTCGACGGTGTCCCCTTCGCCGTCGAGGTCGCGGGCCCGGAGAACGCCGGCGTGGTGGTGCTGCTGGGTTCGGTCCAGCACGCACCGGCCGCCTACGACGCGGTCTGCCAGCGGCTGCACACCGCGTCGCTGCGCACCGTCGTCATCGCCCCGTCGCCACGTCTGACCGCGGGTTCGGTGATCGCCATCCTGGACGCCCTGCAGGTGCGCTGGGGCACCCTGGTCGGCGACCGGGTCGGGGCCGAGCTGGCCTGGGAGCTGGCCGCCACCCGGCTGGACCGGTTCACCGGGCTGGTCGTGATCGACCGCGGGCACCCGCGCGCACCCGACGAGGCCGGCGCCGTCCGCGACGAGAACTGCCCGCCGGTGGAGGTGGCCACCACCGCACTGGTGAGCACCGCGGCGGCCGCGAAGGTGGCGCGTGCCAGCCAGCGCTTCGTCTACGGCGATTTCCGGCTGGTCGAGTTGCTCGGGCGGCGCAATGCCGGCGAATCCACCGCGCAGCTGGCCGCCGAGATCGTGATGCGCACCAGCACCTGGTGACGGCGGGGTGCTCTCGCATTCCATTGGTCTGATGGCCTACCTTTAGAGGTGGCGCCGGTTCACCGCCGATCCCGCGCCGTAGCCGACGAGGGAGTGCGCCCCATGGTTGACACCGGAATGCTGTCGCAGACCGATCTGGAACAGCTCGTCGCCGCCCGCGAGATCGACACCGTCATCGTCGCGTTCCCCGACATGCAGGGCCGGCTCATCGGTAAGCGGGTGTCTGCACGGCTGTTCGTCGAAGAGGTCGCCGCGCACGGCGCCGAGTGTTGCAACTACCTGCTGGCCGTCGATGTCGACATGAACACCGTCGAGGGCTATGCGATGTCGAGCTGGGAGACCGGCTACGGCGACATGGTCATGACCCCGGATTTCGCCACCCTGCGCCTGCTGCCGTGGCTGCCGGGCACCGCGCTGGTGATGGCCGATCTGTCCTTCACCGACGGCAGGCCCGTCGTGGTCTCCCCGCGCACCATCCTGCGCACCCAGCTCGACCGGCTGGCCGAACGCGGGCTGACCGCGTTCGTCGGTACCGAGCTGGAGTTCATGGTGTTCGACGACACCTACCGAGACGCCTGGAAAGCCGGTTACCGGAACCTGACACCGGCCACCGATTACAACATCGACTACGCCATGCTGGCGTCGACCCGGATGGAGCCGCTGCTGCGCGATATCCGCCTCGGCATGGACGGTGCGGGCATGTATTGCGAGGGGGTGAAGGGCGAGTGCAACCTGGGGCAGCAGGAGATCGCGTTCCGCTATGACGAGGCCCTGGTCACCTGTGACAACCACACCATCTACAAGAACGGTGCCAAGGAGATCGCGGACCAGCACGGCAAGTCCCTGACCTTCATGGCCAAGTTCGACGAGCGCGAAGGCAACAGCTGCCACATCCACATCTCGCTGCGCGGCACGGACGGGGCCGCCGTCTTCGCCGATGAGGACGATCCGGACGGCATGTCGGCGATGTTCCGCAGTTTCGTGGCCGGACAGATCGCCACGCTGCGCGAGCTCGCCTTCTTCTATGCGCCGAATATCAACTCCTACAAGCGTTTCGCCGACGGCAG
It includes:
- a CDS encoding DUF1707 domain-containing protein encodes the protein MNNDDLTTLRVSDADRNGTLRRLHNAVALGLIDIGEFEERSALVSQARLHTDLEALVGDLPGPGAIITSAADRVELRGVLGSLKRHGEWVVPTRLALHRRMGSVDLDLTRARFAGPMIVVELDMRFGGLDLRLPDGASASIDDVEVVVGSANDHRRDAPAEGTPHIVLTGKVVCGSVDIRGPRRNWKPGFRRS
- a CDS encoding PaaI family thioesterase, which gives rise to MSETHILNRLGYRELESTDDRLVLEMENRPDLANVRGALQGGLVATLIDIAAGMLAGTASGAGHDVTTADLNIHFLAPIMGTARAEARIVRSGKRLIVTSVDVTDVTRDRLAARATLTFAVLEPR
- the map gene encoding type I methionyl aminopeptidase — translated: MPVRTPLRSGEISPTLPVPKSIPRPEYAWKPTAIEGHEPWVQTPEVIEKMRVAGQIAAGALAEAGKAVAPGVTTDHLDRVAHEYMLDHHAYPSTLGYKGFPKSCCTSLNEVICHGIPDSTVIEDGDIVNIDVTAYRDGVHGDTNATFLAGDVSEEHRLLVERTHEATMRAIKAVKPGRALSIVGRVIEAYANRFGYNVVRDFTGHGIGETFHNGLVVLHYDQPAVETVIEPGMTFTIEPMINLGALDYEIWDDGWTVATRDHKWTAQFEHTLVVTEDGAEILTLV
- a CDS encoding cobyric acid synthase — encoded protein: MVVAGLCRLLARRGIRVAPFKAQNMSNNSAVTVEGGEIGRAQAMQARAAGLAPSVRFNPVLLKPGSDRTSQLVVRGQVAGTMAAGDYLTRRRQLADVVNGELAALRTEFDVVICEGAGSPAEINLRATDLANMGLARAGELPVVVVGDIDRGGLLAHLFGTVAVLEPEDQRLISGFLVNKFRGDPALLEPGLRQLQDLTGRPTYGVIPYLDGLWLDTEDSLSVQAGQSLGQPVAPRGTDWLTVAAVRLPRISNSTDVEALACEPGVAVRWVADAAEIADADVVVLPGSKATVSDLAWLRERGLAAAVREHAAAGRPVLGVCGGFQMLCRSIEDAVESGAGALDGLGLLDADIVFAPEKTLRHWETPLHGYEIHHGQVTRSGDDDWLGVGIRRGAVYGTHWHGLLDNDALRRAWLAEVAEAAGRSGFEVADDVSVLARRDAQLDLMADALTAHVDLDALLGLLDGAPPRPVIGSALGSLGP
- a CDS encoding alpha/beta fold hydrolase; this translates as MPPETAGSTVTVDGVPFAVEVAGPENAGVVVLLGSVQHAPAAYDAVCQRLHTASLRTVVIAPSPRLTAGSVIAILDALQVRWGTLVGDRVGAELAWELAATRLDRFTGLVVIDRGHPRAPDEAGAVRDENCPPVEVATTALVSTAAAAKVARASQRFVYGDFRLVELLGRRNAGESTAQLAAEIVMRTSTW
- a CDS encoding glutamine synthetase family protein, with the translated sequence MVDTGMLSQTDLEQLVAAREIDTVIVAFPDMQGRLIGKRVSARLFVEEVAAHGAECCNYLLAVDVDMNTVEGYAMSSWETGYGDMVMTPDFATLRLLPWLPGTALVMADLSFTDGRPVVVSPRTILRTQLDRLAERGLTAFVGTELEFMVFDDTYRDAWKAGYRNLTPATDYNIDYAMLASTRMEPLLRDIRLGMDGAGMYCEGVKGECNLGQQEIAFRYDEALVTCDNHTIYKNGAKEIADQHGKSLTFMAKFDEREGNSCHIHISLRGTDGAAVFADEDDPDGMSAMFRSFVAGQIATLRELAFFYAPNINSYKRFADGSFAPTAIAWGMDNRTCALRVVGHGLGMRVECRAPGGDVNQYLAVAALIAGGLHGIEEGLELEDACTGNAYTGGAEKLPQTLAESAALFEHSEVAKAAFGDEVVAHYLNNAHIELAAFNAAVTDWERVRGFERL